The following are encoded in a window of Pedobacter cryoconitis genomic DNA:
- the atpH gene encoding ATP synthase F1 subunit delta, which produces MSENKAASRYAKSLIDLSTEQNALEEMKNDMVLIEQVIDQNSELEAILQNPVIPLDKKYSILEGIFSKSVHAITISYLKLLVSKGRAAILFDTTKAFVRQYNTIKGIVTAEVLSAIALTDANKAEIISVVKREIGANQVIIKEKISDKLIGGFILKVGDKQFDASIAGSLNKLKKELAHGVV; this is translated from the coding sequence ATGTCAGAAAATAAAGCAGCATCAAGATACGCCAAATCATTAATTGATCTTTCTACAGAGCAAAATGCTTTGGAAGAGATGAAGAATGATATGGTTCTTATTGAGCAGGTTATTGATCAAAACAGTGAGCTAGAGGCTATTCTTCAGAATCCTGTGATTCCTCTGGATAAAAAATATTCTATTTTGGAAGGGATCTTCAGTAAGAGCGTTCACGCGATTACTATATCTTATCTGAAATTGCTTGTCAGTAAAGGTCGTGCTGCTATTTTATTTGATACTACGAAAGCATTTGTCAGACAATATAATACTATCAAAGGTATTGTAACTGCCGAAGTATTATCAGCTATAGCATTGACTGATGCGAATAAAGCAGAGATTATCAGCGTTGTTAAAAGAGAGATTGGCGCAAATCAGGTTATCATCAAAGAAAAGATCAGCGATAAATTAATCGGTGGTTTTATTCTTAAAGTTGGTGACAAACAATTTGATGCCAGTATTGCTGGTAGTCTAAACAAATTAAAAAAGGAATTGGCCCACGGCGTGGTTTAG